Proteins encoded in a region of the Leopardus geoffroyi isolate Oge1 chromosome E2, O.geoffroyi_Oge1_pat1.0, whole genome shotgun sequence genome:
- the ZNF829 gene encoding zinc finger protein 829 isoform X6 produces MALCQYGDHDLESMCETKILSLKKRHFSQVIFTHEDMPTFIQPTFLPPHQKTVNEEKPCECKICGKAFNQNSQFIQHQRTHSAEKNYKCKECGKSFSRGSLVTRHQRIHTGEKPYECKECGKAFSCSSYFSQHQRIHTGEKPYECKECGKAFNYCSNLNDHQRIHTGEKPYECKVCGKAFTKSSQLFPHLRIHTGEKPYECKECGKAFTQHSRLIQHQRIHTGEKPYECKECGKAFSSASTLTNHHRIHAGKKLYECKECGKAFIQSSELIQHQRIHTDEKPYECNECGKAFNKGSNLTRHQRIHTGEKPFDCKECGKAFGSRSDLIRHEGIHTG; encoded by the exons ATGGCGCTATGCCAGTACGGGGATCATG atctGGAATCCATGTGTGAGACCAAGATATTATCTCTAAAGAAGAGACATTTTAGTCAAGTAATATTTACCCATGAAGACATGCCCACTTTTATTCAGCCCACATTCCTCCCTCCACATCAAAAAACTGTTAATGAAGAGAAACCCTGTGAATGTAAGATATGTGGAAAGGCCTTTAATCAGAACTCACAATTTATTCAACATCAGAGAACTCATTCTGCTGAAAAAAACTACAAATGTAAAGAGTGTGGGAAGTCCTTTAGTCGTGGCTCGCTTGTTACTCGACATCAGAGGATTCATACTGGTgaaaaaccctatgaatgtaaggaatgtggcaaGGCTTTTAGTTGTAGTTCATATTTTTCTCAACATCAGAGGATTCACactggtgagaaaccctatgaatgtaaggaatgtggaaaagcctttaaTTATTGCTCAAACCTCAACGatcatcagagaattcacactggtgagaaaccctatgaatgtaaagtATGTGGAAAAGCCTTTACTAAGAGTTCACAGCTCTTTCCACATCtgagaattcatactggtgagaaaccttatgaatgtaaagaatgtgggaaagcctttactCAACACTCAAGGCTTATTCAACATCAGAGAAtacatactggtgagaaaccttatgaatgtaaggaatgtgggaaggcctttagtAGTGCCTCAACACTTACTAACCATCACAGAATTCATGCAGGCAAGAAACtctatgaatgtaaggaatgtggaaagGCCTTTATTCAGAGCTCAGAACTTATTCAACATCAGAGAATCCATACAGATgaaaaaccttatgaatgtaatgaatgtgggaaggcctttaaTAAAGGTTCAAACCTTACTAGACATCAAAGAATTCACACTGGTGAGAAACCCTTTGACTGTAAGGAATGCGGAAAGGCCTTTGGTAGTCGTTCTGACCTTATTCGCCATGAAGGAATTCATACTGGGTGA
- the ZNF829 gene encoding zinc finger protein 829 isoform X5 encodes MVERELTRGLCSDLESMCETKILSLKKRHFSQVIFTHEDMPTFIQPTFLPPHQKTVNEEKPCECKICGKAFNQNSQFIQHQRTHSAEKNYKCKECGKSFSRGSLVTRHQRIHTGEKPYECKECGKAFSCSSYFSQHQRIHTGEKPYECKECGKAFNYCSNLNDHQRIHTGEKPYECKVCGKAFTKSSQLFPHLRIHTGEKPYECKECGKAFTQHSRLIQHQRIHTGEKPYECKECGKAFSSASTLTNHHRIHAGKKLYECKECGKAFIQSSELIQHQRIHTDEKPYECNECGKAFNKGSNLTRHQRIHTGEKPFDCKECGKAFGSRSDLIRHEGIHTG; translated from the coding sequence atctGGAATCCATGTGTGAGACCAAGATATTATCTCTAAAGAAGAGACATTTTAGTCAAGTAATATTTACCCATGAAGACATGCCCACTTTTATTCAGCCCACATTCCTCCCTCCACATCAAAAAACTGTTAATGAAGAGAAACCCTGTGAATGTAAGATATGTGGAAAGGCCTTTAATCAGAACTCACAATTTATTCAACATCAGAGAACTCATTCTGCTGAAAAAAACTACAAATGTAAAGAGTGTGGGAAGTCCTTTAGTCGTGGCTCGCTTGTTACTCGACATCAGAGGATTCATACTGGTgaaaaaccctatgaatgtaaggaatgtggcaaGGCTTTTAGTTGTAGTTCATATTTTTCTCAACATCAGAGGATTCACactggtgagaaaccctatgaatgtaaggaatgtggaaaagcctttaaTTATTGCTCAAACCTCAACGatcatcagagaattcacactggtgagaaaccctatgaatgtaaagtATGTGGAAAAGCCTTTACTAAGAGTTCACAGCTCTTTCCACATCtgagaattcatactggtgagaaaccttatgaatgtaaagaatgtgggaaagcctttactCAACACTCAAGGCTTATTCAACATCAGAGAAtacatactggtgagaaaccttatgaatgtaaggaatgtgggaaggcctttagtAGTGCCTCAACACTTACTAACCATCACAGAATTCATGCAGGCAAGAAACtctatgaatgtaaggaatgtggaaagGCCTTTATTCAGAGCTCAGAACTTATTCAACATCAGAGAATCCATACAGATgaaaaaccttatgaatgtaatgaatgtgggaaggcctttaaTAAAGGTTCAAACCTTACTAGACATCAAAGAATTCACACTGGTGAGAAACCCTTTGACTGTAAGGAATGCGGAAAGGCCTTTGGTAGTCGTTCTGACCTTATTCGCCATGAAGGAATTCATACTGGGTGA
- the ZNF829 gene encoding zinc finger protein 829 isoform X7, which translates to MCETKILSLKKRHFSQVIFTHEDMPTFIQPTFLPPHQKTVNEEKPCECKICGKAFNQNSQFIQHQRTHSAEKNYKCKECGKSFSRGSLVTRHQRIHTGEKPYECKECGKAFSCSSYFSQHQRIHTGEKPYECKECGKAFNYCSNLNDHQRIHTGEKPYECKVCGKAFTKSSQLFPHLRIHTGEKPYECKECGKAFTQHSRLIQHQRIHTGEKPYECKECGKAFSSASTLTNHHRIHAGKKLYECKECGKAFIQSSELIQHQRIHTDEKPYECNECGKAFNKGSNLTRHQRIHTGEKPFDCKECGKAFGSRSDLIRHEGIHTG; encoded by the coding sequence ATGTGTGAGACCAAGATATTATCTCTAAAGAAGAGACATTTTAGTCAAGTAATATTTACCCATGAAGACATGCCCACTTTTATTCAGCCCACATTCCTCCCTCCACATCAAAAAACTGTTAATGAAGAGAAACCCTGTGAATGTAAGATATGTGGAAAGGCCTTTAATCAGAACTCACAATTTATTCAACATCAGAGAACTCATTCTGCTGAAAAAAACTACAAATGTAAAGAGTGTGGGAAGTCCTTTAGTCGTGGCTCGCTTGTTACTCGACATCAGAGGATTCATACTGGTgaaaaaccctatgaatgtaaggaatgtggcaaGGCTTTTAGTTGTAGTTCATATTTTTCTCAACATCAGAGGATTCACactggtgagaaaccctatgaatgtaaggaatgtggaaaagcctttaaTTATTGCTCAAACCTCAACGatcatcagagaattcacactggtgagaaaccctatgaatgtaaagtATGTGGAAAAGCCTTTACTAAGAGTTCACAGCTCTTTCCACATCtgagaattcatactggtgagaaaccttatgaatgtaaagaatgtgggaaagcctttactCAACACTCAAGGCTTATTCAACATCAGAGAAtacatactggtgagaaaccttatgaatgtaaggaatgtgggaaggcctttagtAGTGCCTCAACACTTACTAACCATCACAGAATTCATGCAGGCAAGAAACtctatgaatgtaaggaatgtggaaagGCCTTTATTCAGAGCTCAGAACTTATTCAACATCAGAGAATCCATACAGATgaaaaaccttatgaatgtaatgaatgtgggaaggcctttaaTAAAGGTTCAAACCTTACTAGACATCAAAGAATTCACACTGGTGAGAAACCCTTTGACTGTAAGGAATGCGGAAAGGCCTTTGGTAGTCGTTCTGACCTTATTCGCCATGAAGGAATTCATACTGGGTGA